From a single Bryobacter aggregatus MPL3 genomic region:
- a CDS encoding prepilin-type N-terminal cleavage/methylation domain-containing protein, producing the protein MRNRILRQSRRGFSLTELLIVIAIILIIVAAALPRLTKARMFAEETAAIRAVSVIHTAQTQYYSQFGRYATTLTELGPPVSGAAGPSGADLVDRELGEGHKGGYLFAIQGNPQGYVVSAQPKQFGTNGSRTFYSDQTQIIRNRFTNEPATVQDAEIGSSDKGDANKK; encoded by the coding sequence ATGCGTAACCGTATTCTTCGTCAATCCCGTCGCGGCTTTTCTTTGACGGAACTGCTGATCGTCATTGCGATCATCCTGATCATTGTCGCCGCCGCGCTTCCCCGATTGACCAAAGCGCGTATGTTCGCCGAAGAGACCGCAGCCATCCGCGCCGTCTCGGTGATTCACACCGCGCAGACGCAGTACTACTCGCAGTTTGGACGCTATGCCACGACACTGACCGAACTGGGACCGCCCGTGAGCGGCGCCGCTGGCCCTTCGGGCGCAGATCTGGTGGATCGTGAATTAGGGGAAGGCCATAAAGGCGGCTATCTCTTCGCCATCCAGGGCAACCCCCAGGGTTATGTGGTCAGCGCCCAACCCAAGCAGTTTGGCACCAACGGCAGCCGCACTTTCTATAGTGACCAGACCCAGATCATTCGCAACCGCTTTACGAACGAGCCCGCCACGGTCCAGGATGCGGAAATCGGCAGTTCCGACAAGGGCGACGCGAACAAGAAGTAG
- a CDS encoding tetratricopeptide repeat protein, giving the protein MEPKQVQTVMNTTKIAAILLIALAFVGCDNDPKAARQKYLETGNRYFKNAKYREAVIFYRRALQKDARFADAYCALGNAELKSGKPIEAMRALQRCVELDKNNTEAASKLAEIYLAAYARSETKPKNLLKEIEDISKRLLDRDPKNYDGLRLQGFLRLANGDTKGSIESMLAAEKIKPYQKELSTVLFQVLLQDGRTDEAYTYINKAIDADKENGPNYDILYSEYAKKDMIPQAEAVLQRKVAALSPKQPAVRMQLAAHYYAAKQFDKMQQILDQVIAEGKTNKLLEQPRMQVGDFYFKIRDFEHALQQFEQGATEQAAKKHDYQKRIVETYVFMNKKTDAVRLVEQILKEDPKDNDATAMRASLLLQSGSKEQVDTAVSDLQSAVSRTPQNHVMRLNLAKAFLARGDADQAKVQLTEALKIRPDFQIAKIALSQIFLQKQEFGKAIEFANQVLSYDPNDVRGRLLRATALYGSKDLAGAKKDLDVILARYPNLNDALYMQARLQLDLGEKAQAQTTFEKMMKVNPSDPRGLLGVVETYLQLGKGDLAVKTIEAELVKAPERNDIRNALANTAVRVGNYERALPEFQKLLAANPKDASVVLRLAEVYKRMGDDANAVKYFKQAGTLLPNDPIAPLQLAMIYDRQGKPVDSKPIYEQIVKLDPGNVLALNNLAMILAEQGTELDMALTYAERAKQKLPSNIDVADTLGLIYIKKNLSDQAISVFTDIVKKDPNRAVFHYHLAMAYYQKGDKPNAKKAAQTALSKLPPKGEEVKIRELLAKCG; this is encoded by the coding sequence ATGGAGCCCAAACAGGTCCAGACCGTGATGAATACTACCAAGATTGCAGCGATTCTACTGATCGCTCTCGCGTTTGTCGGGTGCGACAACGATCCTAAAGCTGCGCGCCAAAAATATCTCGAGACGGGAAACCGGTATTTCAAGAATGCCAAGTACCGTGAGGCCGTCATTTTCTATCGTCGCGCGCTCCAGAAAGACGCCCGCTTTGCTGACGCGTATTGTGCTTTAGGGAATGCGGAGCTCAAATCTGGTAAGCCGATTGAAGCCATGCGTGCCTTACAGCGCTGCGTGGAACTCGACAAGAACAATACAGAGGCCGCCTCCAAGCTTGCCGAAATCTATCTCGCCGCGTATGCCCGCAGCGAAACCAAGCCCAAGAATCTTCTCAAGGAAATTGAGGACATCTCGAAGCGCCTCCTCGATCGCGATCCTAAGAATTACGACGGTCTGCGGCTGCAGGGCTTCTTGCGCCTGGCAAATGGCGACACAAAGGGCTCCATTGAGAGCATGCTCGCTGCCGAAAAGATCAAGCCTTATCAGAAGGAATTGTCCACAGTCCTGTTTCAGGTGCTGCTGCAGGACGGCCGTACGGACGAGGCCTATACCTATATCAACAAGGCAATTGACGCCGACAAGGAAAACGGCCCCAACTACGACATTCTCTATTCCGAGTACGCCAAGAAGGACATGATTCCGCAGGCGGAAGCCGTACTGCAGCGGAAAGTGGCGGCCCTGTCGCCCAAGCAGCCCGCGGTTCGGATGCAATTGGCTGCGCACTATTATGCTGCCAAGCAGTTCGACAAAATGCAGCAGATTCTCGATCAGGTGATCGCTGAAGGCAAGACCAACAAGCTGCTGGAACAGCCCCGCATGCAGGTGGGCGACTTCTACTTCAAGATTCGTGATTTTGAACATGCGCTCCAGCAGTTTGAACAAGGCGCAACCGAGCAGGCCGCCAAGAAGCACGACTACCAGAAGCGCATTGTCGAAACCTACGTCTTCATGAACAAGAAGACCGATGCGGTTCGTCTTGTCGAACAGATTCTGAAGGAAGACCCCAAGGACAACGATGCCACTGCGATGCGCGCCAGCCTCTTGCTCCAGAGCGGTTCGAAGGAGCAGGTGGACACGGCCGTCTCCGATCTGCAGTCTGCCGTTTCCCGCACGCCGCAGAACCACGTGATGCGCTTGAATCTGGCGAAGGCGTTTCTGGCCCGGGGCGACGCGGATCAGGCAAAGGTCCAACTCACCGAAGCTCTCAAAATTCGTCCTGACTTCCAGATCGCCAAGATCGCACTATCGCAGATCTTCCTGCAAAAGCAGGAATTCGGGAAGGCCATTGAATTTGCCAACCAGGTGCTGTCCTATGATCCGAACGATGTCCGCGGCCGTCTTTTGCGCGCCACAGCTCTATACGGCAGCAAAGATTTGGCCGGCGCCAAGAAGGATCTTGATGTCATCCTTGCCCGCTACCCGAATCTGAACGACGCCCTGTACATGCAGGCGCGCCTGCAACTCGATCTCGGTGAAAAGGCTCAGGCCCAGACCACCTTCGAGAAAATGATGAAGGTGAACCCGAGTGATCCGCGCGGGTTGCTCGGTGTCGTTGAAACCTATCTGCAGTTGGGCAAAGGCGATCTCGCGGTGAAGACCATTGAGGCCGAACTGGTCAAAGCTCCGGAGCGCAACGACATTCGCAACGCGCTGGCAAACACTGCCGTCCGTGTCGGCAACTATGAGCGTGCGCTGCCAGAATTCCAAAAACTTCTGGCCGCCAATCCGAAGGATGCTTCCGTCGTTCTTCGCCTTGCCGAGGTCTATAAGCGTATGGGCGACGATGCCAACGCGGTGAAGTACTTCAAGCAAGCGGGCACCCTGCTTCCCAACGATCCGATTGCGCCGCTCCAGCTGGCCATGATCTACGATCGCCAGGGCAAGCCGGTGGACTCGAAGCCGATTTACGAACAGATCGTCAAGCTCGATCCGGGCAACGTTCTGGCGCTCAACAACCTGGCAATGATTCTTGCCGAGCAGGGCACGGAACTCGACATGGCCTTGACCTACGCAGAGCGGGCCAAGCAGAAGCTGCCTTCCAATATCGATGTTGCCGATACGCTTGGTCTCATCTATATCAAGAAGAATCTTTCTGACCAGGCCATCAGCGTCTTCACGGACATCGTGAAGAAGGATCCGAATCGCGCGGTGTTCCATTATCATCTCGCCATGGCTTATTACCAGAAGGGTGACAAGCCGAATGCGAAGAAGGCTGCGCAGACTGCGCTGTCGAAGCTTCCTCCGAAGGGTGAAGAGGTGAAGATTCGCGAACTCCTCGCCAAGTGCGGCTGA
- the kdsA gene encoding 3-deoxy-8-phosphooctulonate synthase, which yields MIERGGFTLIAGPCVIESEEHCHFLAERIQQAVGPFIFKASFDKANRSSVKSYRGPGLKEGLRILAGIRAKGIPVLTDLHEAGQAEEVAASVDILQIPAFLCRQTDLLITAGRTGKIVNVKKGQFVAPSDMSNVIEKIRSTGNEKIVLTERGTSFGYNNLVVDMRGLKIMRDLGVPVIFDATHSVQTPGAQGATSGGTPEFIPTLARAATAAGIDGVFLETHENPALALSDGANALALDRLAPLWKQLTRLREALHETPAANVT from the coding sequence ATGATCGAACGCGGTGGGTTTACTCTCATTGCGGGCCCCTGCGTGATTGAGAGCGAAGAACATTGTCACTTTCTCGCGGAGCGGATCCAGCAGGCGGTGGGGCCGTTTATTTTTAAGGCCAGCTTCGATAAAGCCAATCGCTCCAGCGTCAAGTCTTACCGCGGCCCGGGCCTTAAAGAAGGGCTCCGCATCCTCGCCGGGATTCGGGCTAAAGGGATTCCGGTTCTCACCGATCTCCATGAAGCGGGGCAGGCCGAGGAAGTGGCCGCATCCGTCGATATCCTGCAGATTCCCGCTTTTCTTTGCCGGCAAACCGATCTGCTGATCACCGCAGGCCGTACCGGCAAGATCGTGAACGTCAAGAAGGGGCAATTTGTCGCGCCCTCCGACATGAGCAATGTGATTGAGAAAATTCGCTCGACCGGCAACGAGAAGATCGTCCTGACCGAACGCGGCACCAGCTTTGGCTACAACAATCTTGTCGTCGACATGAGGGGCCTCAAGATCATGCGCGACCTGGGAGTCCCTGTGATCTTTGATGCGACTCATAGCGTCCAGACACCCGGCGCACAAGGCGCCACCAGCGGCGGAACCCCGGAATTCATTCCCACCCTGGCTCGTGCGGCCACAGCCGCCGGCATCGATGGCGTGTTCCTCGAGACTCACGAAAACCCAGCACTTGCCTTAAGTGATGGGGCGAATGCACTTGCTCTCGACCGCCTGGCTCCCCTCTGGAAACAACTCACGCGATTGCGCGAAGCATTGCACGAAACGCCGGCAGCAAACGTCACATAA
- a CDS encoding RNA polymerase sigma factor has protein sequence MVHPEFERVYRESSEAVYRSAFRILGNAQDSEDVLQTVFLRFLRRDSTLGSVDKPEPYLKRAAVNAALDLIRARREKLTPIADLSQEPSIRAQQELHQRLRDALARLDPKWAEIFVLRHIEGYGNKEIASLLHMSQTLVAVTLFRARQKLQTEIRLESGSLAL, from the coding sequence ATGGTCCATCCTGAGTTTGAACGTGTGTATCGCGAATCAAGCGAAGCCGTCTATCGGTCGGCTTTTCGCATCTTAGGCAACGCTCAGGATTCCGAAGACGTGCTTCAAACTGTATTTCTGCGTTTCTTACGACGAGACAGCACACTCGGATCTGTCGACAAACCGGAGCCTTATCTGAAGCGGGCAGCGGTCAATGCGGCCCTCGATCTGATTCGGGCCCGGCGCGAGAAGCTCACCCCGATTGCCGACTTGAGCCAGGAACCGTCCATACGGGCCCAGCAGGAGCTGCACCAGCGCCTCCGGGATGCACTGGCCCGGCTTGACCCGAAGTGGGCCGAGATTTTCGTCCTTCGCCACATTGAGGGATATGGAAATAAGGAAATCGCCAGCCTCCTCCATATGTCGCAAACACTCGTTGCCGTGACCCTCTTTCGCGCACGGCAAAAATTGCAAACCGAAATCAGGCTCGAATCCGGCTCTCTCGCACTGTAG
- a CDS encoding CAAX prenyl protease-related protein, with product MKNNPSVPYVAPFLIFLALLAIQKQLAFLGEWEYAVRVAIVAAVIWIFSRKVLDLRVRHFGVSLAIGIGVFLFWIAPDTLFPGWRQHWLFTNSITGEVRVSLGAEQLASPFLLVFRTLSAALLVPVLEELFWRAWMLRWLIKRDFETLPMGSYDSQSFWIVAALFALEHGPYWEVGLLTGIIYNWWFTRTKSLGDIIFVHGVTNLVLSLYVIWSGKWQFWM from the coding sequence ATGAAAAACAACCCGAGCGTGCCCTATGTGGCGCCGTTCCTGATTTTTCTCGCCCTCCTGGCGATTCAGAAGCAGTTGGCTTTTCTCGGTGAGTGGGAATACGCAGTGCGTGTTGCCATTGTCGCCGCCGTCATTTGGATCTTTTCCCGCAAAGTGCTGGACCTTCGGGTCCGGCACTTTGGCGTCAGCCTGGCAATCGGCATCGGAGTTTTCTTGTTCTGGATCGCGCCAGACACGCTATTCCCCGGTTGGCGGCAGCACTGGCTGTTCACCAATTCGATCACCGGAGAGGTCCGGGTGTCGCTGGGGGCAGAGCAACTGGCGAGTCCGTTTCTATTGGTGTTCCGCACGCTCAGCGCGGCACTGCTGGTGCCGGTTCTGGAGGAATTGTTCTGGCGGGCCTGGATGCTGCGCTGGTTGATCAAGCGCGATTTTGAAACGCTGCCGATGGGGAGCTATGATTCGCAGTCGTTCTGGATTGTCGCTGCTTTGTTTGCCTTGGAGCACGGCCCCTACTGGGAAGTCGGTCTGCTCACGGGCATCATTTACAACTGGTGGTTCACTCGCACCAAGAGCTTAGGGGACATCATCTTCGTACACGGAGTGACGAATCTGGTGTTGAGCCTCTACGTGATCTGGTCTGGCAAGTGGCAGTTCTGGATGTAA